In Legionella israelensis, the genomic window AACAAGCTCAAATCTGACTTTTCACTAAATTTAATAATTGTATAAGACATGGTCGTGGACCTGTAAGTCTTCTGGCTTTCATGGGTGCCATGGTTAAGCCACGGGAATTCACTGTGCTAATGCTCATGTCATTTCCAGAATAATAAAGCGCTGGAACCTAAAGGTCTTTGCCTAACTCAATCGAGCGCTGTTGCGCTGCTTTTAATGCATTTAAAATGAGTGTATCGAATTCACCATTACATAGTATATCGAGTGCGGCCGCTGTTGTCCCCATAGGAGATGTCACTTTTTTTCTTAATTCTTTAATGTTTAGGTTGGTTTGTTCTGCTAATTTAAGAGCCCCTTTAACTGTCTGGCAGGTGAATGAATAGGCATCCTTATGATTTAGTCCGAGTTCTTCGGCTGCTGAAACCAATGATTCCATAAATTTATAAACATAAGCAGGACCGCTACCGGCAAGGGCAGTCAAAATATCGAGATCAGTTTCTCTCTCAATCCATTTCACCATTCCAATGTTGGAAAATATCTCTTCAGCCCATATTTTTTGCTGTTGGTTGGCTAATGTATTAGCTATTAATGCTGTTGCGGCTTCATTTACGGCAGCAGGTGTGTTAGGCATGCTGCGAATAATGGGCTGTTTGGGATGACATCGATGACCTAACCAGGATAGGGAAAGGCCGGCGGCTACGGAAATCAACAGACAGTTTTCATGTATCACAGGAATGATGTCCTTTAGTACATCAGCCATTTGCTGCGGTTTAACGGCTAAAATAACGATATCGGCTTTCTGAACAGCGATGGCATTATCGGAATAAGTTCTTATGATATCCATGGTATAGCCTTCAGACAAAGATGGTGCTGAAGCTGAAAGATGATGTTGGTCTGTGTTGAGAAGTCCCTGGGCAATCGCTTTAGCCATGTTGCCAAAACCGATAAAGGCTATATTCATTGTTGTGACCTCTTTTCTCGTTCTCCAAAAATGGCTTGCCCCAGCCGGATAATGGTGCTGCCGGC contains:
- the proC gene encoding pyrroline-5-carboxylate reductase, which translates into the protein MNIAFIGFGNMAKAIAQGLLNTDQHHLSASAPSLSEGYTMDIIRTYSDNAIAVQKADIVILAVKPQQMADVLKDIIPVIHENCLLISVAAGLSLSWLGHRCHPKQPIIRSMPNTPAAVNEAATALIANTLANQQQKIWAEEIFSNIGMVKWIERETDLDILTALAGSGPAYVYKFMESLVSAAEELGLNHKDAYSFTCQTVKGALKLAEQTNLNIKELRKKVTSPMGTTAAALDILCNGEFDTLILNALKAAQQRSIELGKDL